The Dongia rigui genome includes the window ATTTTATGGGCCGATGTCTTTTGCTGGCTAGTGTGGCGGCGATCCTGCGCTAATTTAGCCGCTATGAATAAGCTGTTTGCGACATTGCCGGGCATCGAACCCGGCTGGGTGTGGCTGACCGGCGCCGGTCCCGGCGATCCCGGCCTCCTCACCATGCTGGCGGTCCGGGGCCTCGGCTCGGCCGATGTCATCGTCTATGACGCGCTGGTCGACAAGTCGATCCTGGAACTCGCCCGCCCCGGCGCCGTCCTCGAATATGCGGGAAAGCGCGGCGGCAAGCCGTCCTCGAAGCAGCCTGACATTTCCCTGCGCCTCGTCCAACTGGCGCGCGAGGGCAAGCGCGTGTTGCGCCTCAAGGGCGGCGACCCCTTCGTCTTTGGCCGCGGTGGCGAGGAAGCGCTGACCCTGGTCGAGAACGGCATCCCGTTCCGCATCGTGCCCGGCATTTCGGCCGGCATCGGCGGCCTGGCTTATGCCGGCATCCCGGTTACCCATCGCGACAGCAATTCGGCGGTGGCCTTCGTCACCGGTCACGATGCCACCGGCGAGGTGCCGGATTCGGTCGATTGGGCGGCGCTCGCCAAGGGCGCGCCGGTCATCGTGCTCTATATGGCGTTGAAGCATATCGAACGTATCGCCGAGCGATTGATCGCCGGCGGGCGCAATCCGAATGCCGCGGTCGCCGTGATCGCCAAGGCGACGACGCGGGAACAGCGTGTGCTGGAGACCACGTTGTGCCGGGCAGCTGCGGATGTCGCGGCGGCCGGCATCGAACCGCCGGCGATGGTGGTGATCGGTGAAGTGGTGAAGCTGCGCGCGGCGATGGATTGGCTGGGTGCCATGGACGGGCGCAAGCTCATCCCCGATCCGCTCGGCCAGCGTCAACGCGACCAGGTCGGCTGATCCCGTCTTGACCCGCGGCCTCCTCATCGCCGCACCGTCTTCGGGCAGCGGCAAGACCCTCACCACGCTGAGCCTGCTCTCATTGCTGCGCGCCAACGGCGTCAATGTCGCCGGCTGCAAGGCGGGACCGGATTACATCGATCCCGATTTCCATGCCGCGGCCACGGGCAAACCCTGCTTCAACCTCGATATCTGGGCGATGCGTCCGACGGTGCTGCAAGGATTGATGGCGCAGCAGGCGGCGCGCGCCGACCTTCTCGTCGTCGAGGGCGTCATGGGCCTCTTCGACGGCATCCCAGGCCTCGACATCCGCAACAACGGCTCCTCGTCGCAGCTGGCGCAAAAGCTGGGGCTGCCGGTGCTGCTGGTGATCAACGCCAAGGGGCAGGGGGCAACGGCGGGCGCCGTGATCGAAGGCCTCGCGCGCCACGACCCGGCGCTGAAGATCGCGGGTGTCATCTTCAACAATGTGGGTGGCGCCGGGCACCGGGAGATCCTGCAGGACGCCGCCAAAACCGCAGGTGTGCCGGTCCTCGGTTATCTGCCGCATGTGCCGGCCCTCAAAGTCCCATCGCGGCATCTCGGCCTGGTGCAGGCGCGGGAGATGACGGCGCTCGAAGATTTCTTCGCGGCAGCACGGGCAAGCTTTGCCGATGCCTTCGACCTCGATGCCATCGTCGCGGCGGCGGGCGATCTGCCGGCGACGGATGCAGCGTTAACGCCGCTGCTGCCGCCGCCAGGCCAGCGCATCGCCTTGGCCGACGATGCGGCCTTTGCCTTCACCTATCCGTTTCACCGCGAAGCCTGGGCGCTGGCCGGTGCCGAGATCATTCCCTTCTCGCCCTTGAATGACGAGGCGCCGCGAGAGGATGCCGACGCCATTGTCCTGCCCGGCGGATATCCCGAGCTTTATGCCGGACAGCTTGCCGGCAATGCCCGATTCCTTGCCGGGCTGCGACATGCAGCGGCCAGCAACGTCTTCATCTATGGCGAATGCGGCGGCTACATGACCCTGGGGACGCATCTCACCGATGCCAAGGGCGAACGGCACGCGATGGCGGGACTGCTGCCGGTCGAAACCAGTTTCGCCGCGCGCAAGCTGCATCTGGGCTACCGCGCGGCGCAGGCGTTGGCGGCGACACCCTTTGGCAAGGCCGGGGCGGTTTTCCGCGGCCATGAATTCCATTACGCGACGATCGTCAGTGAAGGCGATGCCCCGGCCCTTTTTACGGCCGAGGATGCGCGGGGGCGCGTGCTGGGCCCGGTCGGGCGGCGGGTCGGCAGCGTCATGGGATCGTTCATGCATCTCATCGATCGCGTGGCGGACTGAGCGCTTGCCAAGGGTCCCGCATTTCATGCACCCTGGGGCCCTCTGTTGATTGAGACGCGCGACGACCAAGAAAAGACGCTGTCAGGGATAAAGGCGCACGCGGATCTGTCACGAGGCAATCCTTCACCCGTTGCCCGAGGACGATCATGACCCTGACTCGATTTGCGGCGATCGCCGCCCTCACGCTCATGGCTACCCCTGCCTTCGCCCATACCGGCTTTCACGCCAGCGGCTTCGTGGCGGGCCTGAGCCATCCCTTCAACGGCCTGGACCACGTCTTGGTGATGGCCGGCATCGGCATCTGGGCCATCCAGCTTGGCGGCCGAAATTTGTGGCTGGTGCCTTTGGCCTTCGTTGCGACGATGGTGCTGGGCGCGGGCCTCGCGCTGATGAATTTTCCCCTGCCGGAAGTCGAGCTTGGCATTGCCGGATCGGTCGTCGTCATCGGCATGTTGGTGGGGTTCGGCGCACGCCTGCCGGCAGGCACCGCTGCCGCGCTGATCGCATTGATGGCCCTCTTCCATGGCCATGCGCATGGGACTGAGCTGCCGGCGATGGCTTCCGTCTGGGGCTATGCGGCTGGCTTCGTTCTATCGACCGCCATGCTTCATGCTATCGGCCTGGGGCTCGGTCTCGCGGTTTTCCGCCTTGCGCGGCCGGCGGTGTTGCGCGCGGCAGGGGTTCTTACTGCGCTGGCAGGTCTCGCAATGGTTAGCGGATCGTAAATTTTCGGTGCGACCGTCGAGCCTTGCAGCGCGGCCTAGACGAATTCGGGCAAGAGTCGTCACGCATGCCCCCTCTCCCTAACCCTCCCCCACGTTGGGGGGAGGGTGGGGGAGAGGGGGCTGGTTACCTTCCGTCTGGCTCTTTGGCAAACCGCGCCGGACAGATACCCGCTATGCAAAGGCGTAAGTCGCGGTGGCCGGGCCAATCGCTATGATGGCGCGGTCCCATTCATTTGCGCCGAACCGACCGCCCCCATGAGTATCGCCCTTGCCGCCGACCGCCCTTGGCACGCCCTCGTCACGCGGCCGGGCCCGGTGCTTTTTGCGACCCTGTTCACCTTGGATTCGATCGCGCGGGCCATCATCGCCCCCGTCATTCCGCTGGAGGCGCTGCACCTGTTGGGTTCGGCGCGCAATGTCAGCGTCGCCGTGACCGTGGTGGGCATCGCCGGTGTCTGCATGGCGCTGGTGCTGCCCAGCATCATCCACCGCTGGCGCCCCAAGGCGTCCTATCTGCTGGTGATCGGCATGCTGGGTGTGGCGTCATTGCTGATGGCCTCGCAGCATATCGCCGGGTTCGGTTTGGGCTGGATGATGCGGGCGATGGCGGCCGCAGGATTATTGGGTCTCCTCAACATCTATATCGCTGCTTTCATCGACA containing:
- the cobA gene encoding uroporphyrinogen-III C-methyltransferase, whose amino-acid sequence is MNKLFATLPGIEPGWVWLTGAGPGDPGLLTMLAVRGLGSADVIVYDALVDKSILELARPGAVLEYAGKRGGKPSSKQPDISLRLVQLAREGKRVLRLKGGDPFVFGRGGEEALTLVENGIPFRIVPGISAGIGGLAYAGIPVTHRDSNSAVAFVTGHDATGEVPDSVDWAALAKGAPVIVLYMALKHIERIAERLIAGGRNPNAAVAVIAKATTREQRVLETTLCRAAADVAAAGIEPPAMVVIGEVVKLRAAMDWLGAMDGRKLIPDPLGQRQRDQVG
- a CDS encoding cobyrinate a,c-diamide synthase; translated protein: MTRGLLIAAPSSGSGKTLTTLSLLSLLRANGVNVAGCKAGPDYIDPDFHAAATGKPCFNLDIWAMRPTVLQGLMAQQAARADLLVVEGVMGLFDGIPGLDIRNNGSSSQLAQKLGLPVLLVINAKGQGATAGAVIEGLARHDPALKIAGVIFNNVGGAGHREILQDAAKTAGVPVLGYLPHVPALKVPSRHLGLVQAREMTALEDFFAAARASFADAFDLDAIVAAAGDLPATDAALTPLLPPPGQRIALADDAAFAFTYPFHREAWALAGAEIIPFSPLNDEAPREDADAIVLPGGYPELYAGQLAGNARFLAGLRHAAASNVFIYGECGGYMTLGTHLTDAKGERHAMAGLLPVETSFAARKLHLGYRAAQALAATPFGKAGAVFRGHEFHYATIVSEGDAPALFTAEDARGRVLGPVGRRVGSVMGSFMHLIDRVAD
- a CDS encoding HupE/UreJ family protein; its protein translation is MTLTRFAAIAALTLMATPAFAHTGFHASGFVAGLSHPFNGLDHVLVMAGIGIWAIQLGGRNLWLVPLAFVATMVLGAGLALMNFPLPEVELGIAGSVVVIGMLVGFGARLPAGTAAALIALMALFHGHAHGTELPAMASVWGYAAGFVLSTAMLHAIGLGLGLAVFRLARPAVLRAAGVLTALAGLAMVSGS